One Bacteroidota bacterium DNA window includes the following coding sequences:
- a CDS encoding T9SS type A sorting domain-containing protein, with translation QNRPNPFSNTSVVQVTLEQQADVTLEVINLMGQKVYVVNMGTLNAGSHPITIDATGLDSGVYFYTVRSGNSSVTRKMIVE, from the coding sequence CAGAACCGTCCCAACCCCTTCAGCAACACCTCCGTTGTTCAGGTTACCCTTGAACAGCAGGCTGATGTTACCCTTGAGGTAATTAATCTGATGGGTCAGAAGGTTTATGTAGTAAATATGGGCACCCTGAATGCCGGTTCGCATCCAATCACCATCGATGCTACCGGACTTGATTCAGGTGTTTATTTCTACACCGTTAGGTCTGGAAACAGCTCCGTTACACGGAAAATGATTGTGGAATAA